The sequence below is a genomic window from Lycium ferocissimum isolate CSIRO_LF1 chromosome 9, AGI_CSIRO_Lferr_CH_V1, whole genome shotgun sequence.
CATGTTACAAATTTGTCTCTTACTCTTCTAGTTTGTCATAATTGTGTATATAAATGGGATTAAACTTAGAAAAGTAGCATAAAAACAATTAATGCCCACTGTTTCACATAatgtatgaaaaataattacaaattcCACTTACAAACTTTAAAATAGAACAGTTCTACTTTTAGAAAGCTATAAGCATACAACAAGGGATGGTTCACATACTTGACAATAGATGAGCACTCATTTGTGCTCTTGCAGGGAGATGACAGTTTCAAAAGCACCAGCCAATGCTCTCACTTTGTTCTTCCTTTGCTCCCTAAGTTTGCTTGCAGTCTCTTCAATCACATTATTTGAAACCACTGATTCGTTATTCTTGCCTTGCACCACTTGATGTTGAAATTTTGATGATGCCACATTCATATTTTTCGCTGGCTCTGCTTCTGTACTTTCTTCTACCCCGACCCCAATTTGCTTGGGATTGAGACTTTCGGTTTCTTCTGCCATGggagtttctttttcttggtttgTTTTTTCGTCCTCCTCTTTCGATTCTTGAATCTCCTCGGATGCATTTGTgactatttcttctttttccttctctgATGAATCAGGTTCATTAGGCTCATTGCTGATTTCTTCTGGTTCTCCaattttggtttcttgattttccacTTGTTCAGCTGCAGCTTTGATGTCCTTTAATTCAGCATTGTTTACATTTTCATCAATAATCTCTTCAATGTGATCCTCTGTGGCTGAATCAATATCATTCTCCCCTGCATCAGAATCAGCAATCATTTCATTGTCACTTATGATCGTTTCCTTTTCCGTTTCATGAATTGTTAGTTCTTGATGATCCTCTGGCTCTGACTGTTCACCCTCAGAAATGACATTCTGAGCTACATCTGGAGAATTTGTTGTTACCGATGCTTTTGTAGTTGAACCACTAGCACTATCATGCTTCCTGGTTGTAGTTGTGGTTGTCTTTTTTTTGGTCACTGGCCTAGAATTTAGGCCAGCACCGCGTTGTTTCCCAATGGCATCCTTACTGGTAGTAGTTTTTGAGGATTTATCCAAAAGGGGTCTATGGGAAGTAGAAGTCTTGGTTGATAAAGACGAGGATGAACGAGGAATTCTCTCCCTAGGACTAGGGGAAATTCGAGTTTTTGgagaggaagaaggtaaggGAGGCTTATTATCGAATGATCTTCTTCGAGATAGATTAGATGTTTTGGTACTGTGAGTGTTGTGCAAGTCACTTGAGGATGCAGACTTCTTGGCTTGAGCAATTGTTGGTTTGAGATAGCTGGGAGTGTTCTTGTTTAAGGTACTAGCTGTTGTTAATGTTGGATCAACTTGTTTTCGGATAGGGGATGTtgtttttgatgtgtttgttgTGCTTCTCTGGTGTTGTATTGGTGATGTTCCTCTCTTCTCCTTCCCTGCAGGAGAAGGAGCTGTGTCCCTTGCCCTTGTTGCCATTCTTTTGTCTTTGGCTAGATTTTATATCTGCAAAACATATCACAGATGAGTACAAAAGAGTTTAGGTTTTATTCAATAgtgaaatataaaatatttaaacgTCCAAGTGACCTAGATGATAAATAGGCTGAATATGATCCTTAAACTTGTCAAGATTTTCATTTGGACACATAAACTAAAGCTTATACCTATCGATCACTTGAACTCGAGCTAAACTGTGTCTATAAGATATGTCTGACACATTCTTTGAAATAGCTTAAGCGTGTGTTGCCACCCAAAGTGGCACATCTCAACTTATTATGACGAGTGCATTTTGAACTTATCAAATTCCTTATGTTACTTTTTGATCTCAATAAACCCTCAATGATATACTAGACAGTAACTACTGTCTTTCCTTGGGTAAGGATTTGCATATATAGCTGCCTAAATCGTAAATTTGAGCTTACTATGTAGACAAAGCCGTGAGAaagtaaaattaaaagaatGGAAAATGGTGAAATTTGGTCCTCTAATATCTCAAAATTAAGCATCTTTGACTTTTATTAGGAAAACCTGTTTCTTCTCTTAATAGAGCTCAAATGTGAGTAATTTTAAACTACAGTCACAAGCTAAGAGGCAAATCATCAATGATGcatcaaaattcttttttattttttaatttggccCCAGTTCATAATGGTCTCTTTTTACGTTATTTAGTTCTAACCAAATCTACGAAGGTGGACATGCAAAGTAATTATCTATTTGCTTGTGCACATTACAAATACAAGTATATTAATTTCAAAAAGCTTGAAATACACTTTAGaaataaatattactatatTCAATTTTGATTGACGAAAAGATTTCGTATATTCTCAGCCACAGTCCTACGAATTAAAAAAGTGCATTTTTTCTCATGCACTTTTATCTTACCAAAAGACTTATCCGTTTGACCTTctcaattccctttttttttttttaatattctttttcCCTATCCTAAACCATTTTCTATTTATTCATCTACTAATCAGCCATCCCTATCCACCCCatccaaaaaaggaaaaagaaaaaaataagacacaAAAAGTAACTATTATTGATCTTTTGGGATACTTGAAGAGAAAGTAGTAGTATTACGAATTAAACAATGTATAAGATGCTTCAAATCGGTTATCAATTCGAAAGAAATATtacaaatttcatgaaacaaaatgCATTTGTTCCAAAAGCaatatcataaatttcatgaaactaaaTGCATTAGTTCCAAAAGCAAtatcataattttcatgaaacaaaatGCATAAGTTCCAAAAGCAAGGAGAAGCTTTAATTAAGATAGAGGAAAACACACCTTTTTTAATGAAAGGAGATTATGAAAAGCCTTCATCATTAAGGattgttttttttattgttgGGGGAAAACAAACTCGGGTATTTGGGAGCAAACCAGCTTAAAACAAGGaaggatatgaaagaaaggaaggagaaaatgttgatttgaaaaggaaaaaaaaataggcatTTTTCGAAGTTTGGTGGTAATATTTCGTGCTTAAATTATGGACAGCCTAAAATTGTGGAAAACAAGGTATAATGCTCTCCTTGGATCTCTAGCTTCATAAATCATTAACGTAGTAGTCAAAGTaaataattactccctccgttcactgtAGACTttacacgccccttaagaaataataaatatagtGCATAATTTATCATGGTaccatattaattgatgcatagtcttaatatttttggaaaatgatttggaaTTGGAAATTAATGCCAagggtaaaacagaaaaaataaattatttttctctcgATATgcgaaagtgg
It includes:
- the LOC132029900 gene encoding uncharacterized protein LOC132029900; this translates as MATRARDTAPSPAGKEKRGTSPIQHQRSTTNTSKTTSPIRKQVDPTLTTASTLNKNTPSYLKPTIAQAKKSASSSDLHNTHSTKTSNLSRRRSFDNKPPLPSSSPKTRISPSPRERIPRSSSSLSTKTSTSHRPLLDKSSKTTTSKDAIGKQRGAGLNSRPVTKKKTTTTTTRKHDSASGSTTKASVTTNSPDVAQNVISEGEQSEPEDHQELTIHETEKETIISDNEMIADSDAGENDIDSATEDHIEEIIDENVNNAELKDIKAAAEQVENQETKIGEPEEISNEPNEPDSSEKEKEEIVTNASEEIQESKEEDEKTNQEKETPMAEETESLNPKQIGVGVEESTEAEPAKNMNVASSKFQHQVVQGKNNESVVSNNVIEETASKLREQRKNKVRALAGAFETVISLQEHK